Sequence from the Abditibacteriaceae bacterium genome:
CGCCGTCTGGCGCGTCTTGTTGGCGAAAAATTCAATGTCTCGATGTCGGAGAATTTGTCGAAGAACGAAGGGACGGTTCGCGGGCGTGACATCGTTATTAAATGCGCCAAAAGCCAGACGCCGCCGGTCTCGGTTCTCAACGACATGATTGACCGCCTTGACGCGCTGTGGGCCGTTTTCCTTACGCCCGATGGGAGCGGCGAAGTGTGGGAAATCTCCACCTCTGCATTGCGGGAATACGGCTATCAAACACACGGCGCGAATGTGCAACGACGCATCGAAATCAACTACCGCAAGGTGATTCAAATCGGCAAATTGGTCGGCACCATCGGGGAAAGCGAAGTCGATTCGTGTAACATTCCGTAACATCAAAACAATTGCTATTCCACAGTACGGTCGATTTCGACCGTACTTTTTTCGTTTGTAACACAAAGAGTAACGAAGTTTTACCGTTGCGAAACAAAGTGGAAACGGACAAAGCGCACAATCTCTTCTATGAGACCACAACGGAGCAGCGGCCCTCCCGGGGCACTTCCAGTTAGACCAAGTAATCGTGTCGTGCAGTGGAAAGGGAAAGTTATTTCGGCTGGTAACGACGCAGCGACGCCGGAAGCCGTCGCGCCTGAAACCATCGGTGAGCCTTCGCCAGAAGCGGCGAGCATCGACACGCCAAATAGTTCCTCGGAGTTGCAACAATTGCAACGCACTGTCGATGATGCTTGCAGCGGTATCGAAGAAATGTACGCGATGCTGACGCGTCTTGCTGAGCGCGACACCACCAACGAAAAAGTCTTCAACATGTTGCACGCCGAGCTTGGCGACTACAAAAAAGACTTTATCTACGAGCATCTCAAGCCGGTGATTCGCCCGCTGCTGTTTCTTTACGATTCGCTCGAAGGCTTTGAAGGCGAAATCGCGCACTTTGAAGGTACGGTCGAAACAAGCCGTACTTCGCCGGGGCAAATGCCCACCACCGTTGTGAAACAGAACGTGGTCTATTTCCGCGAGCAGCTTGTCGAAGCGCTCCGCATTTGCGAAGTCACGCCGATGGACACGCCCGAAGGCGCGTTTAATCCGCGCTTTCATAAAGCGGTCGCGGTGGAAAAGGTGGAGCCGGAAGCGAATAACACCATTGTTCGTCCGGTTCGCAGCGGCTGGTTCCTCAACGGGCAGTTGTTGCGACCGGCGGAAGTGGTTGTGGGCAAAGCCGCCGCGAAAGTCGGCGCAGCGGGAGGCGTCTCGTGAGCCGCACTGTTGGAATCGATCTGGGCACAACCTACACCGCAGTCGCTGCCATCGACGATTACGGAATGCCGGTTGTGCTGAAAAACACCGACGGCCAGAGCACCATGCCTTCGGTCGTTTTCTTTGAGCCGCCAAACTATGTCGTCGGCGAAGTTGCCCTGCAGAGCACGCTCACCGACCCGGAGCGCGTTGTGCAATTTGTCAAGCGCTTCATGGGCGTCAAAGACCATCGCGTTCGAATTGCTGGTGAAAGCTATTCACCCGAATTCGTATCGAGCCTTATCTTGCGTAAAGTGGTGCAGGAAGCCGAATTTGCGCTGGGTGAAACCATCGATTCCGCGGTGATTACGGTTCCGGCGCACTTTGGCGAAGCGCAGCGTCACGCGACGTACGAAGCTGGACAGCTTGCGGGCCTCAACGTCTTGCGGATTATTAACGAGCCAACGGCAGCAGCGCTGGCCTATGGCTTGGTGAATCACGGCGAGCCGCGCCATATCCTCGTTTACGATTTGGGCGGTGGCACCTTTGACGTTACGATAATGGCGATGGACAATGAAAGCTTGCAGGTCATCGCAGTTGGTGGCGACGCGTTTCTCGGCGGCAAGGATTTTGACGACGCCATCATGAACTGGATTGAAGAGGAGGTACAGCGCACCTGCGATTTCATTCCCGTCTTCGATGCTGCGCTCGAAGCCGAATTACGCCTGAAAGCCGAAGCCGCCAAGCGCCAGCTCACAGGACGCCAGAGTGTGCCGATTGCATTCAAAGCCGCGCGCCCGATTGACGATGCGCGCCGCGCCTTAGAGCCGCTTGTCCCGGTTCGCCTCGATTTATCGCGCGACAAGTTTGAAGAATTCACGCGCGATTTAATGACGCGCACCGAATTGCTGCTTGACAAAGTGATGCACGAAGCCGGTTTGGACTGGAGCGACATCGACGCGACGCTGTGTGTTGGTGGCTCTTCGCGGATGCCGATGGTGCGCGACCTGTTAACCAAACTTTCCGGCAAGCGCCCCCTCTTGCACGACCCCGACGAATGCGTCGCCAAAGGTGCAGCGGTGCAGGCTTCGCTGCTGGAAAGTGAAGGCGAACCGAGCATTTCCATTGGCCACGTTTTGCCGCACAGCCTGGGCGTTGCCGCTTTGAATGGCGATAAACCGTTTGTCGATTTCGTAGTTCCCAGCCTGACGCCGCTGCCGTGTTCGCAAGTGCGCGATGGCTACACCACGACGATGGACAATCAGCGCACGGTGCAGATTCGCATTTACGAAGGCGAAAGCGAAGACATCGAAGCGTATTCGGCTCCGGTTGGAATTTTTCATCTTGAAGTCGATCCGCCGCGACCCAAAGGTCAGCCCGATATCAGTGTTGAATTTCGTTGCGATGAAAACGGGCGCGTGACGGCGCTCGCCCGTGACGCCGATACCGGACGCGAAAGCCGCACTCTTATCTCTCTTGCTGGCGAACGCAGCAAGGCTGAAGTTGAAGAAGAATCGCTGCTCTTAGCTCAAGCGATTGTGACGTAAAGCGTCAGACGCAGGTACGGTCGAAACCGACCGTACTGCAAGGAAACCCTATGAACAGTTTCGATTGGCTCGCACTCGCGCAAGAAGCGATGGGAATGCGCGACGCAAATTTAACCCCATCTCTGGCTGGTGTGCCTTCATTTCAGCAACCTCGCGTGCAGGAAAGCCGCAGCTTCAATGGCTCCAGCAGTGCGTTAAATAACGGGTCGTTAAACGGCGCTGCGAACTCGACAGGAAGCATCACAATTGCACCGGTAACAATTACCGATTTCGCCGCTGAATCGATGGCGTCCGGCATCGCGCCAACGCCTGCCGAAAAAGGCGAAACGTTGCGTCCCGATGCGGGCAAAGCCGATGAGTTCGTCGATTTCTATAAATTGCTGCACGAGCAACCCGACGCGACAACGATTTCGTTGCGTTCGCGGATTAACGAGATGTACGCCGAAGCGCAGGCGAACCGCGATCATCGCAGCCCAATTAAGCGCCGTGAATACACGCTGTTTCTGCAATGGCTTCCGGCGTGCCGCACAATTTTGCTGCACGAAGCCAAGCGCTCACGCTACGACGCTTACGCCGCGCTGTATGCGGCCTCGCGCGGCAACGACCCCGAACTTCCGCCGTTTCGCGCGTTTCTCGATGAGCTTTTAGGCGACTTGGATTTAGGTTTAGGCGAAGGCGAAAGCCTGCTCGGTTTGAAGCAAGCCGCCGAGCGCGGAACCACAACCGCCGCGCTTGTTGAAGAACCGACTGTTCCCGCATTCGTGGCTCGCCGACAGGCCGCAGAAGCGGATGAAGCGGCGGCAGCGCGCAAAGCGGCGCGCGCTCTTGCGTCGAGCCCGACTCCAGAAGGAGTGGCCCTCGCCCAGAAACTGAAGCGCGAGCAACCCACTGAAGCTAGCGAGGAAATTGAGCGACGTGTCGGAGGCCCTAGCCGCACCCGCGAAGCCGAGCGACGGAAGAAGCCTGTCGTGGTTGTCCATCCTGAAGTGCAGCGCGAGCGGGCGTACGTAATGTCAAGCGGTGCCGGAGGCGTGGTTGCGCTGGCCTTACTGGTGCTGCTGCGCGCTATTGGGCTTGCGATGGTGCCATCGGCTGCCGCTGCCATTCTCGCGGGCGTGTGCTTATGGTTGGTGTTGCGAGCCGCCATGCTCGCCGGTGTGCGCGACGTATAAACGTTCGACATTTTTAATTCGTTTGGGAAGTACGGTCGAACTCGACCGTACTTGGAGAAGCTATGAATCCTCGTTTAAGGCGGTTTCTATTCGCCTTGTGTCTGGTCGTTGGTTTTATGATCGCCTCGTTTTCGGTGCGCGCGCAAACGCCTGCGCCCGCTGCAACCCCAGCAGCGCCTGTTGCAGCGACTCCGGTAAAAGCGCTTGTTGCGGGCGATGCTGGCGGCACCACAACCGGCACGATGAACGACATCGCGACAGCCAGCGGCGCACTGACCGACAAAGACAAAGAAGCGATCAAGTCGAGCGGGCCGGGCCTGCAATTGGTGGCGGAAGGCGTTGGACAGAACCGCATTGCCATCAACACCGTATGGCTGCTTATCTGCGGCTTCCTGGTGATGTTTATGCAGGCCGGGTTTGCGTTGGTGGAAACAGGTTTCACGCGTGCCAAGAGTGCCTGCCACACGATGATGATGAACTTCTGCATCTACTTTCTGGCGATGCTGGGGTTCTGGGCTGTTGGTTTCGCGCTGATGTATGGCGCCGTCGGCCCGATTGCGAATCTCGGTGGTCTGGCTCCTATCGCGGATACGACGGCCAAAGTTTCGATTCCCGGCCTGGGTTCTCTTTTCGCCACTCAAGGTTTTTTCCTGTCGGGCAATATGTATGATGTCGGCGTGTGCGCGATGTTCCTGTTTCAAATGGTATTCATGGACACGACGGCCACCATCCCGACCGGCGCGATGGCCGAACGTTGGAAGTTCACCGCGTTCATCTGGTATGCCTTGTTCGTCTCAATGATTTTGTATCCGATTTTCGGGCATTGGGCGTGGGGCGGCGGCTGGTTGTCGCAACTGGGAAATACTTTTGGTCTGGGCGTTGGCTATGTCGATTTCGCCGGTTGCGGCGTGGTTCACATGGTGGGCGCGTTTTGCGGATTAGCAGGAGCAATAATTCTCGGCCCTCGCATCGGCAAATACAACCGCGATGGCACGGCTAACGCGATTCCCGGCCACAACATTCCTCTCGCGCTTCTGGGTTGTATGATTCTGGCGCTGGGCTGGTTCGGCTTCAATGCCGGTTCCACCTTCGGCGCGTCAGGCATTGGCAACTTGCGGATTGGCATCGTTGCCACGACGACAATGCTTGCTTCGGCAGGCGGCGCCGTCGCCGCGATGATCTACATGTATTACAAGTCGCGCACGCCCGATCCGACGATGGTAGCCAACGGCTTTCTGGGTGGCCTTGTTGCCATTACTGCAGCGGCAGGCTTTGTCAGCCCCTCAATTGGTGTTTTAATCGGTTTCGTTGGCGGCCTCATTGTTTGCTGGGCGATTGCCTTTCTCGATGTGATTCATGTCGATGATCCAATTGGCGCGGTCGCGGTGCATGGCGGCGCGGGCTTGTGGGGCGTTTTGGCTGTTGGCATTTTCGCCGATGGAACCTATGGCGCGGGTTGGAACGGGACGCTCGACAAAACCGGGCAGGGTGTTCCTCTCATTGGCCTGCTGTATGGCGGAACCGGCCAGTTCTGGGCGCAGTGCATTGGTGCTGTCGCGGCTGCTGCGTGGGGCTTTGGCGCAAGTTGGGTCTTCTTCAAAGTGCAAGGCTTGGTGATGGGCGGCATTCGCTCCAGCGCCGAAGACGAAATCGACGGACTGGATATTCCCGAAATCGGCATCGTTGCCTATCCGCCCGATTATTCGGCGGATTACATCGAAGAGCCGCTGGCTCCCGAACCGGCGACGCCACAAACGCCGCCAAACGTCGTGCCGCAACCGGCGTGAAAAACACAAAAAGAGTACGGTCGAATTCGACCGTACTCTTTTTGTGTTCAGATTCCCAGTGCGCGCTGACGATAGGCTTCGTCGGGCCGTCCGGCGATGCGGGCGATTTGCTCGTCGGTGAGGAACTTCGGGCCGCCCAGTGTTGCCGCACCAAGAAAAATGCGCGCACTCTTTTCAGCCATCAAGGTTGCGGCCAGAACAGCAGCGGGCGACGGGCCAAGCGCCACTAGACCGTGATTCTCAAGAAGGATAATGCGCGGTGCGCGTCCATTTTCGGCGATCCACTGGTTGGTGCGCGTGCGAATTTCCTGCGCCAGCTTCAAGCCAGGATCGGTGTAAGGCACAAAGACCGACGATGGCCCGCAGCAGACAATTTCATCGGGGAATAAACGGTTTGTCGCAAAGTCGCCGGCGCGCGGCGAACAGCCGATACCGTTGACCGCTGTGGCGTGCGTGTGCCCGACGAAATCGACGCCGGGGAGCGACAGGAAATACGCATGGAAAAGTGCTTCAACCGAAGGCTTTTTCATGCCGTCATCGACGCGCGCTGCAAACAACGCAGCATCAATGGCTGCATCGTCGAGCGTTGTTTCATCGAGCAGCGGCAAAAGGCTGTCGAAGCGGCAAACAGAAACATCACCTTCGCTTAATGTGGCGAGGTTGGAGCCGCTGGCTTTGACGGCAAAAGTTTCCTCATCGAGCCGCATCGACGTGTTGCCTTCGCCCAGAATGGCGAGGCTGCGTTCTTCGCGTCCTAATTCGTGCGAAAGTTGCAATAGTTGTGAAATCATTTTTGGGGTTTCTTCTTGTTCTTGGATTTATCTTGCATCGAGGAATATGCATCGAAGCCGGGTGGGAAACGTGGTGTCGCTGCTTCCCGCATGGCCGCCCGCGCGCGCTGCAAACGGCGCAGGAAAACAATGAATAAAATAGCGGCGGCAGCGATTTGGGCCAGCGTCCACAACGGCGACGTGTGTACCTGCGACGCGGCGATGCCTTGTTGCGCGGCCTTCTGTATCGCCGACTGGCGCACCAGAAACCACACCCACAGCAGCGCAAATGCGCCGATCATCGCCAGGGTTTCCCACAACGGATTAACTTGCTTTTCTTCGGGGTTCATCGTTTCAGAGTAAAGCACAGGAGTCCGGTTCATTTCGACCGTACCTTAATTCTCTTTCGAGGATTCGGCGTGCTTTTCCTGAACGTGACGCACAAAAGCCGCTGTTGTCGCGCGCGGCAGCAAGCGAACCAGATGCGTGAATGCGCGCGCTTTGCGTCCGGGAATGACAACAGCTTGTCGGCGCTGCAGGCCACGGTAAGCTGCTAAAGCGGCTTCGTGCGCGCTCATCAAACTGCCTTGCACCAGCTTGCTGGAGGTCATTTGCGCGCGCTCCTGGAATTCGCTTTTGACAGGGCCGGGGCAAAACGCTGAAACCGAAACGCCGCTACCCTGAAGTTCGTTTGACAGCGCTTCGGAAAAGTGCAGCACATACGCTTTGCTCGCATAATACACGGCCATAAGCGGGCCGGGTTGAAAAGCAGCCGTCGAAGCGATGTTCAGAATTTTGCCGCTGCGACGCTCTACCATTTGCGGCAAAAACAGTTTCGTGAGATGGGTTAAAGCTGCGATGTTCACCTGAAGCAAATCTAGTTCGGTTTGCAAATCAGTTTCGGCAAACGGGCCGTAAGTCGCAAAACCTGCATTGTTAACCAGAACGTCGATTGAGGTGTCTTGCAAGGCGGCAAAAATTTCGCCGGGTGCTTCGCGGCGCGCGAGGTCGGCGGGAAGAACGCGGACATTCGCGCCACGCGACCTGAGTGTTTCGGCCAATTTTTCGAGCTTGTCTTCGCGCCGCGCGGTGAGAACCAAATCGTGTTTGGCGGC
This genomic interval carries:
- the grpE gene encoding nucleotide exchange factor GrpE; translated protein: MRPQRSSGPPGALPVRPSNRVVQWKGKVISAGNDAATPEAVAPETIGEPSPEAASIDTPNSSSELQQLQRTVDDACSGIEEMYAMLTRLAERDTTNEKVFNMLHAELGDYKKDFIYEHLKPVIRPLLFLYDSLEGFEGEIAHFEGTVETSRTSPGQMPTTVVKQNVVYFREQLVEALRICEVTPMDTPEGAFNPRFHKAVAVEKVEPEANNTIVRPVRSGWFLNGQLLRPAEVVVGKAAAKVGAAGGVS
- a CDS encoding Hsp70 family protein, whose product is MSRTVGIDLGTTYTAVAAIDDYGMPVVLKNTDGQSTMPSVVFFEPPNYVVGEVALQSTLTDPERVVQFVKRFMGVKDHRVRIAGESYSPEFVSSLILRKVVQEAEFALGETIDSAVITVPAHFGEAQRHATYEAGQLAGLNVLRIINEPTAAALAYGLVNHGEPRHILVYDLGGGTFDVTIMAMDNESLQVIAVGGDAFLGGKDFDDAIMNWIEEEVQRTCDFIPVFDAALEAELRLKAEAAKRQLTGRQSVPIAFKAARPIDDARRALEPLVPVRLDLSRDKFEEFTRDLMTRTELLLDKVMHEAGLDWSDIDATLCVGGSSRMPMVRDLLTKLSGKRPLLHDPDECVAKGAAVQASLLESEGEPSISIGHVLPHSLGVAALNGDKPFVDFVVPSLTPLPCSQVRDGYTTTMDNQRTVQIRIYEGESEDIEAYSAPVGIFHLEVDPPRPKGQPDISVEFRCDENGRVTALARDADTGRESRTLISLAGERSKAEVEEESLLLAQAIVT
- a CDS encoding ammonium transporter; this translates as MNPRLRRFLFALCLVVGFMIASFSVRAQTPAPAATPAAPVAATPVKALVAGDAGGTTTGTMNDIATASGALTDKDKEAIKSSGPGLQLVAEGVGQNRIAINTVWLLICGFLVMFMQAGFALVETGFTRAKSACHTMMMNFCIYFLAMLGFWAVGFALMYGAVGPIANLGGLAPIADTTAKVSIPGLGSLFATQGFFLSGNMYDVGVCAMFLFQMVFMDTTATIPTGAMAERWKFTAFIWYALFVSMILYPIFGHWAWGGGWLSQLGNTFGLGVGYVDFAGCGVVHMVGAFCGLAGAIILGPRIGKYNRDGTANAIPGHNIPLALLGCMILALGWFGFNAGSTFGASGIGNLRIGIVATTTMLASAGGAVAAMIYMYYKSRTPDPTMVANGFLGGLVAITAAAGFVSPSIGVLIGFVGGLIVCWAIAFLDVIHVDDPIGAVAVHGGAGLWGVLAVGIFADGTYGAGWNGTLDKTGQGVPLIGLLYGGTGQFWAQCIGAVAAAAWGFGASWVFFKVQGLVMGGIRSSAEDEIDGLDIPEIGIVAYPPDYSADYIEEPLAPEPATPQTPPNVVPQPA
- a CDS encoding class II aldolase/adducin family protein; this translates as MISQLLQLSHELGREERSLAILGEGNTSMRLDEETFAVKASGSNLATLSEGDVSVCRFDSLLPLLDETTLDDAAIDAALFAARVDDGMKKPSVEALFHAYFLSLPGVDFVGHTHATAVNGIGCSPRAGDFATNRLFPDEIVCCGPSSVFVPYTDPGLKLAQEIRTRTNQWIAENGRAPRIILLENHGLVALGPSPAAVLAATLMAEKSARIFLGAATLGGPKFLTDEQIARIAGRPDEAYRQRALGI
- a CDS encoding SDR family oxidoreductase gives rise to the protein MKKTVLITGASSGIGLELAHVFAAKHDLVLTARREDKLEKLAETLRSRGANVRVLPADLARREAPGEIFAALQDTSIDVLVNNAGFATYGPFAETDLQTELDLLQVNIAALTHLTKLFLPQMVERRSGKILNIASTAAFQPGPLMAVYYASKAYVLHFSEALSNELQGSGVSVSAFCPGPVKSEFQERAQMTSSKLVQGSLMSAHEAALAAYRGLQRRQAVVIPGRKARAFTHLVRLLPRATTAAFVRHVQEKHAESSKEN